From a region of the Cololabis saira isolate AMF1-May2022 chromosome 8, fColSai1.1, whole genome shotgun sequence genome:
- the nek4 gene encoding serine/threonine-protein kinase Nek4 isoform X2, with protein MESYIFIRVVGKGSYGEVDLVKHKTDRKQVFFFGYFFQYVIKKLNLTTSSKRERRAAEQEAQLLSQLRHPNIVTYRESWEGNDRQLYIVMGFCEGGDLYHRLKQQKGELLQEKQVVEWFVQIAMALQYLHERNILHRDLKTQNIFLTKTNIIKVGDLGIARVLENQNDMASTLIGTPYYMSPELFSNKPYNHKSDVWALGCCVYEMSTLKHAFNAKDMNSLVYRIVEGKLPQMPSRYDTQLGDLIKSMLCKRPEDRPDVKIILRQPYIKRQIAMFLEATKEKTAKSRKKAVGGSGDCKTKSVSSEALSQPKPERPPPSPQQEPLDRVKWTEEKSQQHKSWTGLTDCAPVETPPPPKPPSPDVLNASIVSMATVSNIDVDIPLQKGDSVMQRQEQRPQFVMSHHDLTNESETDRVHKDSKGKGKPDPSPPPSPGKLPLKAVSGVVTRGGHVNTQSNGLLDLQQQALPNPGDTFYVETERNEKQMPHVDCKDDTMELLIEADMQNQDRKNLCEVNMNNKNDIVKRSSAQHPHTLDIQDNLEATEKLLEPPVLDPVQEDSSSLDTRRGQATPFQSACYFSEPSVSHRGKVMRQTQGDHNKFNVAPPRPLPQPPAQSVTVERKKRSSKTTESKKAGVTAVSTSISSSKDGFLPLPQDRPLSARERRRLRQSQESSNHSEVNAVRRASYDVVSTKADACHIPVTHSASYCVTETHSKLMEPRSDEEDCASSTSSTERSEGDCRSIRKTESSDMHDLVNMMTQTLRGFPDSGHEVDKGRTDSNPQPEFKLNRQYRDTLVLHGKAREDAKNLSLGEIPKGFTSGPAKMRRAIEHLRTDVVKGLGIKLLDKVLEILDEEDEAKRELHLRDQMGDDKYQAYAVMVRQLKFFEDIALNV; from the exons ATGGAGAGTTATATTTTCATCAGGGTCGTGGGGAAAGGCAGCTACGGGGAGGTGGACCTGGTCAAACACAAAACTGACCGAAAACAG GTGTTTTTCTTTGGCTATTTCTTTCAGTATGTCATAAAGAAGCTGAATTTAACCACCTCTTCCAAGCGGGAGCGGCGTGCTGCAGAGCAGGAGGCTCAGCTTCTGTCCCAGCTGAGACATCCAAACATTGTAACTTACAGGGAATCTTGGGAGGGAAACGACCGTCAGCTGTATATCGTGATGGGTTTCTGTGAAGGGGGTGACCTCTATCACAGGCTCAAACAACAAAAAGGGGAACTTTTGCAAGAGAAGCAGGTTGTTGAGTGGTTTGTCCAGATAGCCATGGCACTCCAG taCCTGCATGAGAGGAACATTCTTCACCGGGACCTTAAGACGCAGAATATCTTCCTGACAAAAACCAACATCATCAAAGTTGGGGACCTTGGCATTGCACGAGTATTGGAGAACCAAAACGATATGGCCAGTACGCTCATTGGGACCCCGTACTACATGAGCCCTGAGCTCTTCTCTAATAAGCCCTACAATCATAAG TCAGATGTATGGGCCCTGGGTTGCTGTGTGTATGAGATGTCTACATTGAAGCATGCCTTTAACGCCAAGGACATGAACTCCCTGGTTTATCGCATTGTGGAGGGAAAG ctGCCACAGATGCCAAGTCGATATGATACTCAGCTCGGAGATTTGATCAAGAGCATGCTGTGTAAGAGACCTGAAGATAGGCCTGATGTCAAAATTATCCTCCGCCAACCATACATAAAACGACAAATTGCCATGTTCCTCGAAGCTACCAAAGA AAAGACTGctaagtcaagaaaaaaagctGTGGGTGGCAGCGGTGATTGCAAGACCAAAAGTGTATCATCTGAAGCTTTGTCTCAGCCAAAACCTGAGCGGCCTCCTCCAAGTCCTCAACAAGAACCTCTTGATCGTGTAAAATGG ACAGAAGAGAAATCTCAACAACATAAAAGCTGGACTGGTCTGACAGACTGTGCTCCAGTTGAAACACCACCACCCCCCAAACCACCTTCACCAGATGTTCTCAATGCCAGCATTGTATCCATGGCAACTGTCAGCAACATTGATGTTGACATCCCACTGCAGAAGGGTGACAGTGTGATGCAGAGACAAGAACAGCGACCCCAGTTTGTTATGTCACACCACGATTTAACCAATGAATCTGAAACTGACAGAGTGCACAAAGACAGTAAGGGAAAAGGGAAACCAGATCCCTCCCCCCCTCCTTCTCCAGGTAAGCTGCCTCTGAAGGCTGTATCAGGTGTTGTCACCAGGGGAGGACACGTGAACACACAATCAAATGGGTTGTTGGACCTTCAGCAACAGGCACTGCCAAATCCTGGGGATACATTTTATGTAGAAACAGAGAGAAATGAGAAACAGATGCCACATGTGGATTGTAAAGATGATACTATGGAGTTACTAATAGAGGCTGATATGCAGAACCAAGATCGAAAAAACCTCTGTGAGGTCAACATGAACAACAAAAATGACATTGTAAAGCGTTCTTCAGCACAACACCCACACACCTTGGACATCCAA GACAACCTAGAAGCTACGGAAAAACTGTTGGAGCCTCCAGTGCTG GATCCTGTGCAAGAGGACTCTTCCTCCTTAGACACTCGGAGAGGTCAAGCTACTCCTTTCCAAAGTGCCTGCTACTTCTCTGAACCGTCCGTATCACACAGAGGGAAGGTCATGAGGCAAACACAGGGGGACCATAACAAG TTCAACGTGGCCCCACCAAGACCTTTACCTCAACCTCCTGCTCAGAGTGTAACTGTGGAGCGGAAAAAGAGGAGCAGCAAGACCACAGAAAGCAAGAAAGCTGGTGTGACTGCAGTTTCCACATCAATTAGTTCCTCAAAGGATGGATTCTTACCACTGCCACAG gATCGTCCTCTGTCTGCCAGAGAGAGAAGAAGACTGAGGCAATCCCAAGAGAGTTCCAACCATTCAG AGGTTAATGCTGTACGGAGGGCATCTTATGATGTTGTATCCACCAAAGCTGATGCCTGCCACATCCCCGTAACTCATTCTGCTTCATACTGTGTCACAGAGACGCACAGTAAG CTAATGGAGCCAAGGTCAGATGAGGAAGATTGTGCCTCTTCCACAAGTTCCACAGAGCGCTCAGAGGGAGACTGCAGGAGCATAAG AAAGACTGAATCAAGTGACATGCACGATTTAGTCAACATGATGACTCAAACTTTGAGAGGTTTCCCAGACAGTGGACATGAGGTGGACAAAGGAAGAACTGACTCTAATCCACAGCCAGAATTCAAACTGAACAGGCAGTACAGGGACACCCTGGTACTTCATGGGAAGGCTCGGGAGGACGCTAAGAACTTGTCACTTGGTGAAATTCCGAAAG GCTTCACATCTGGCCCAGCCAAAATGAGACGAGCCATAGAACACCTAAGAACAGATGTGGTGAAGGGTCTGGGCATCAAGCTGTTGGACAAGGTGCTAGAAATCCTGGATGAGGAAGATGAGGCTAAAAGAGAA CTGCACCTTCGTGACCAGATGGGAGATGACAAGTACCAGGCCTATGCTGTGATGGTGAGGCAGCTCAAGTTCTTTGAGGATATTGCCTTGAATGTTTAA
- the nek4 gene encoding serine/threonine-protein kinase Nek4 isoform X1 gives MESYIFIRVVGKGSYGEVDLVKHKTDRKQVFFFGYFFQYVIKKLNLTTSSKRERRAAEQEAQLLSQLRHPNIVTYRESWEGNDRQLYIVMGFCEGGDLYHRLKQQKGELLQEKQVVEWFVQIAMALQYLHERNILHRDLKTQNIFLTKTNIIKVGDLGIARVLENQNDMASTLIGTPYYMSPELFSNKPYNHKSDVWALGCCVYEMSTLKHAFNAKDMNSLVYRIVEGKLPQMPSRYDTQLGDLIKSMLCKRPEDRPDVKIILRQPYIKRQIAMFLEATKEKTAKSRKKAVGGSGDCKTKSVSSEALSQPKPERPPPSPQQEPLDRVKWTEEKSQQHKSWTGLTDCAPVETPPPPKPPSPDVLNASIVSMATVSNIDVDIPLQKGDSVMQRQEQRPQFVMSHHDLTNESETDRVHKDSKGKGKPDPSPPPSPGKLPLKAVSGVVTRGGHVNTQSNGLLDLQQQALPNPGDTFYVETERNEKQMPHVDCKDDTMELLIEADMQNQDRKNLCEVNMNNKNDIVKRSSAQHPHTLDIQDNLEATEKLLEPPVLDPVQEDSSSLDTRRGQATPFQSACYFSEPSVSHRGKVMRQTQGDHNKFNVAPPRPLPQPPAQSVTVERKKRSSKTTESKKAGVTAVSTSISSSKDGFLPLPQDRPLSARERRRLRQSQESSNHSEVNAVRRASYDVVSTKADACHIPVTHSASYCVTETHSKLMEPRSDEEDCASSTSSTERSEGDCRSIRKTESSDMHDLVNMMTQTLRGFPDSGHEVDKGRTDSNPQPEFKLNRQYRDTLVLHGKAREDAKNLSLGEIPKEGFTSGPAKMRRAIEHLRTDVVKGLGIKLLDKVLEILDEEDEAKRELHLRDQMGDDKYQAYAVMVRQLKFFEDIALNV, from the exons ATGGAGAGTTATATTTTCATCAGGGTCGTGGGGAAAGGCAGCTACGGGGAGGTGGACCTGGTCAAACACAAAACTGACCGAAAACAG GTGTTTTTCTTTGGCTATTTCTTTCAGTATGTCATAAAGAAGCTGAATTTAACCACCTCTTCCAAGCGGGAGCGGCGTGCTGCAGAGCAGGAGGCTCAGCTTCTGTCCCAGCTGAGACATCCAAACATTGTAACTTACAGGGAATCTTGGGAGGGAAACGACCGTCAGCTGTATATCGTGATGGGTTTCTGTGAAGGGGGTGACCTCTATCACAGGCTCAAACAACAAAAAGGGGAACTTTTGCAAGAGAAGCAGGTTGTTGAGTGGTTTGTCCAGATAGCCATGGCACTCCAG taCCTGCATGAGAGGAACATTCTTCACCGGGACCTTAAGACGCAGAATATCTTCCTGACAAAAACCAACATCATCAAAGTTGGGGACCTTGGCATTGCACGAGTATTGGAGAACCAAAACGATATGGCCAGTACGCTCATTGGGACCCCGTACTACATGAGCCCTGAGCTCTTCTCTAATAAGCCCTACAATCATAAG TCAGATGTATGGGCCCTGGGTTGCTGTGTGTATGAGATGTCTACATTGAAGCATGCCTTTAACGCCAAGGACATGAACTCCCTGGTTTATCGCATTGTGGAGGGAAAG ctGCCACAGATGCCAAGTCGATATGATACTCAGCTCGGAGATTTGATCAAGAGCATGCTGTGTAAGAGACCTGAAGATAGGCCTGATGTCAAAATTATCCTCCGCCAACCATACATAAAACGACAAATTGCCATGTTCCTCGAAGCTACCAAAGA AAAGACTGctaagtcaagaaaaaaagctGTGGGTGGCAGCGGTGATTGCAAGACCAAAAGTGTATCATCTGAAGCTTTGTCTCAGCCAAAACCTGAGCGGCCTCCTCCAAGTCCTCAACAAGAACCTCTTGATCGTGTAAAATGG ACAGAAGAGAAATCTCAACAACATAAAAGCTGGACTGGTCTGACAGACTGTGCTCCAGTTGAAACACCACCACCCCCCAAACCACCTTCACCAGATGTTCTCAATGCCAGCATTGTATCCATGGCAACTGTCAGCAACATTGATGTTGACATCCCACTGCAGAAGGGTGACAGTGTGATGCAGAGACAAGAACAGCGACCCCAGTTTGTTATGTCACACCACGATTTAACCAATGAATCTGAAACTGACAGAGTGCACAAAGACAGTAAGGGAAAAGGGAAACCAGATCCCTCCCCCCCTCCTTCTCCAGGTAAGCTGCCTCTGAAGGCTGTATCAGGTGTTGTCACCAGGGGAGGACACGTGAACACACAATCAAATGGGTTGTTGGACCTTCAGCAACAGGCACTGCCAAATCCTGGGGATACATTTTATGTAGAAACAGAGAGAAATGAGAAACAGATGCCACATGTGGATTGTAAAGATGATACTATGGAGTTACTAATAGAGGCTGATATGCAGAACCAAGATCGAAAAAACCTCTGTGAGGTCAACATGAACAACAAAAATGACATTGTAAAGCGTTCTTCAGCACAACACCCACACACCTTGGACATCCAA GACAACCTAGAAGCTACGGAAAAACTGTTGGAGCCTCCAGTGCTG GATCCTGTGCAAGAGGACTCTTCCTCCTTAGACACTCGGAGAGGTCAAGCTACTCCTTTCCAAAGTGCCTGCTACTTCTCTGAACCGTCCGTATCACACAGAGGGAAGGTCATGAGGCAAACACAGGGGGACCATAACAAG TTCAACGTGGCCCCACCAAGACCTTTACCTCAACCTCCTGCTCAGAGTGTAACTGTGGAGCGGAAAAAGAGGAGCAGCAAGACCACAGAAAGCAAGAAAGCTGGTGTGACTGCAGTTTCCACATCAATTAGTTCCTCAAAGGATGGATTCTTACCACTGCCACAG gATCGTCCTCTGTCTGCCAGAGAGAGAAGAAGACTGAGGCAATCCCAAGAGAGTTCCAACCATTCAG AGGTTAATGCTGTACGGAGGGCATCTTATGATGTTGTATCCACCAAAGCTGATGCCTGCCACATCCCCGTAACTCATTCTGCTTCATACTGTGTCACAGAGACGCACAGTAAG CTAATGGAGCCAAGGTCAGATGAGGAAGATTGTGCCTCTTCCACAAGTTCCACAGAGCGCTCAGAGGGAGACTGCAGGAGCATAAG AAAGACTGAATCAAGTGACATGCACGATTTAGTCAACATGATGACTCAAACTTTGAGAGGTTTCCCAGACAGTGGACATGAGGTGGACAAAGGAAGAACTGACTCTAATCCACAGCCAGAATTCAAACTGAACAGGCAGTACAGGGACACCCTGGTACTTCATGGGAAGGCTCGGGAGGACGCTAAGAACTTGTCACTTGGTGAAATTCCGAAAG AAGGCTTCACATCTGGCCCAGCCAAAATGAGACGAGCCATAGAACACCTAAGAACAGATGTGGTGAAGGGTCTGGGCATCAAGCTGTTGGACAAGGTGCTAGAAATCCTGGATGAGGAAGATGAGGCTAAAAGAGAA CTGCACCTTCGTGACCAGATGGGAGATGACAAGTACCAGGCCTATGCTGTGATGGTGAGGCAGCTCAAGTTCTTTGAGGATATTGCCTTGAATGTTTAA
- the nek4 gene encoding serine/threonine-protein kinase Nek4 isoform X3: MESYIFIRVVGKGSYGEVDLVKHKTDRKQYVIKKLNLTTSSKRERRAAEQEAQLLSQLRHPNIVTYRESWEGNDRQLYIVMGFCEGGDLYHRLKQQKGELLQEKQVVEWFVQIAMALQYLHERNILHRDLKTQNIFLTKTNIIKVGDLGIARVLENQNDMASTLIGTPYYMSPELFSNKPYNHKSDVWALGCCVYEMSTLKHAFNAKDMNSLVYRIVEGKLPQMPSRYDTQLGDLIKSMLCKRPEDRPDVKIILRQPYIKRQIAMFLEATKEKTAKSRKKAVGGSGDCKTKSVSSEALSQPKPERPPPSPQQEPLDRVKWTEEKSQQHKSWTGLTDCAPVETPPPPKPPSPDVLNASIVSMATVSNIDVDIPLQKGDSVMQRQEQRPQFVMSHHDLTNESETDRVHKDSKGKGKPDPSPPPSPGKLPLKAVSGVVTRGGHVNTQSNGLLDLQQQALPNPGDTFYVETERNEKQMPHVDCKDDTMELLIEADMQNQDRKNLCEVNMNNKNDIVKRSSAQHPHTLDIQDNLEATEKLLEPPVLDPVQEDSSSLDTRRGQATPFQSACYFSEPSVSHRGKVMRQTQGDHNKFNVAPPRPLPQPPAQSVTVERKKRSSKTTESKKAGVTAVSTSISSSKDGFLPLPQDRPLSARERRRLRQSQESSNHSEVNAVRRASYDVVSTKADACHIPVTHSASYCVTETHSKLMEPRSDEEDCASSTSSTERSEGDCRSIRKTESSDMHDLVNMMTQTLRGFPDSGHEVDKGRTDSNPQPEFKLNRQYRDTLVLHGKAREDAKNLSLGEIPKEGFTSGPAKMRRAIEHLRTDVVKGLGIKLLDKVLEILDEEDEAKRELHLRDQMGDDKYQAYAVMVRQLKFFEDIALNV, from the exons ATGGAGAGTTATATTTTCATCAGGGTCGTGGGGAAAGGCAGCTACGGGGAGGTGGACCTGGTCAAACACAAAACTGACCGAAAACAG TATGTCATAAAGAAGCTGAATTTAACCACCTCTTCCAAGCGGGAGCGGCGTGCTGCAGAGCAGGAGGCTCAGCTTCTGTCCCAGCTGAGACATCCAAACATTGTAACTTACAGGGAATCTTGGGAGGGAAACGACCGTCAGCTGTATATCGTGATGGGTTTCTGTGAAGGGGGTGACCTCTATCACAGGCTCAAACAACAAAAAGGGGAACTTTTGCAAGAGAAGCAGGTTGTTGAGTGGTTTGTCCAGATAGCCATGGCACTCCAG taCCTGCATGAGAGGAACATTCTTCACCGGGACCTTAAGACGCAGAATATCTTCCTGACAAAAACCAACATCATCAAAGTTGGGGACCTTGGCATTGCACGAGTATTGGAGAACCAAAACGATATGGCCAGTACGCTCATTGGGACCCCGTACTACATGAGCCCTGAGCTCTTCTCTAATAAGCCCTACAATCATAAG TCAGATGTATGGGCCCTGGGTTGCTGTGTGTATGAGATGTCTACATTGAAGCATGCCTTTAACGCCAAGGACATGAACTCCCTGGTTTATCGCATTGTGGAGGGAAAG ctGCCACAGATGCCAAGTCGATATGATACTCAGCTCGGAGATTTGATCAAGAGCATGCTGTGTAAGAGACCTGAAGATAGGCCTGATGTCAAAATTATCCTCCGCCAACCATACATAAAACGACAAATTGCCATGTTCCTCGAAGCTACCAAAGA AAAGACTGctaagtcaagaaaaaaagctGTGGGTGGCAGCGGTGATTGCAAGACCAAAAGTGTATCATCTGAAGCTTTGTCTCAGCCAAAACCTGAGCGGCCTCCTCCAAGTCCTCAACAAGAACCTCTTGATCGTGTAAAATGG ACAGAAGAGAAATCTCAACAACATAAAAGCTGGACTGGTCTGACAGACTGTGCTCCAGTTGAAACACCACCACCCCCCAAACCACCTTCACCAGATGTTCTCAATGCCAGCATTGTATCCATGGCAACTGTCAGCAACATTGATGTTGACATCCCACTGCAGAAGGGTGACAGTGTGATGCAGAGACAAGAACAGCGACCCCAGTTTGTTATGTCACACCACGATTTAACCAATGAATCTGAAACTGACAGAGTGCACAAAGACAGTAAGGGAAAAGGGAAACCAGATCCCTCCCCCCCTCCTTCTCCAGGTAAGCTGCCTCTGAAGGCTGTATCAGGTGTTGTCACCAGGGGAGGACACGTGAACACACAATCAAATGGGTTGTTGGACCTTCAGCAACAGGCACTGCCAAATCCTGGGGATACATTTTATGTAGAAACAGAGAGAAATGAGAAACAGATGCCACATGTGGATTGTAAAGATGATACTATGGAGTTACTAATAGAGGCTGATATGCAGAACCAAGATCGAAAAAACCTCTGTGAGGTCAACATGAACAACAAAAATGACATTGTAAAGCGTTCTTCAGCACAACACCCACACACCTTGGACATCCAA GACAACCTAGAAGCTACGGAAAAACTGTTGGAGCCTCCAGTGCTG GATCCTGTGCAAGAGGACTCTTCCTCCTTAGACACTCGGAGAGGTCAAGCTACTCCTTTCCAAAGTGCCTGCTACTTCTCTGAACCGTCCGTATCACACAGAGGGAAGGTCATGAGGCAAACACAGGGGGACCATAACAAG TTCAACGTGGCCCCACCAAGACCTTTACCTCAACCTCCTGCTCAGAGTGTAACTGTGGAGCGGAAAAAGAGGAGCAGCAAGACCACAGAAAGCAAGAAAGCTGGTGTGACTGCAGTTTCCACATCAATTAGTTCCTCAAAGGATGGATTCTTACCACTGCCACAG gATCGTCCTCTGTCTGCCAGAGAGAGAAGAAGACTGAGGCAATCCCAAGAGAGTTCCAACCATTCAG AGGTTAATGCTGTACGGAGGGCATCTTATGATGTTGTATCCACCAAAGCTGATGCCTGCCACATCCCCGTAACTCATTCTGCTTCATACTGTGTCACAGAGACGCACAGTAAG CTAATGGAGCCAAGGTCAGATGAGGAAGATTGTGCCTCTTCCACAAGTTCCACAGAGCGCTCAGAGGGAGACTGCAGGAGCATAAG AAAGACTGAATCAAGTGACATGCACGATTTAGTCAACATGATGACTCAAACTTTGAGAGGTTTCCCAGACAGTGGACATGAGGTGGACAAAGGAAGAACTGACTCTAATCCACAGCCAGAATTCAAACTGAACAGGCAGTACAGGGACACCCTGGTACTTCATGGGAAGGCTCGGGAGGACGCTAAGAACTTGTCACTTGGTGAAATTCCGAAAG AAGGCTTCACATCTGGCCCAGCCAAAATGAGACGAGCCATAGAACACCTAAGAACAGATGTGGTGAAGGGTCTGGGCATCAAGCTGTTGGACAAGGTGCTAGAAATCCTGGATGAGGAAGATGAGGCTAAAAGAGAA CTGCACCTTCGTGACCAGATGGGAGATGACAAGTACCAGGCCTATGCTGTGATGGTGAGGCAGCTCAAGTTCTTTGAGGATATTGCCTTGAATGTTTAA
- the nek4 gene encoding serine/threonine-protein kinase Nek4 isoform X4: MGFCEGGDLYHRLKQQKGELLQEKQVVEWFVQIAMALQYLHERNILHRDLKTQNIFLTKTNIIKVGDLGIARVLENQNDMASTLIGTPYYMSPELFSNKPYNHKSDVWALGCCVYEMSTLKHAFNAKDMNSLVYRIVEGKLPQMPSRYDTQLGDLIKSMLCKRPEDRPDVKIILRQPYIKRQIAMFLEATKEKTAKSRKKAVGGSGDCKTKSVSSEALSQPKPERPPPSPQQEPLDRVKWTEEKSQQHKSWTGLTDCAPVETPPPPKPPSPDVLNASIVSMATVSNIDVDIPLQKGDSVMQRQEQRPQFVMSHHDLTNESETDRVHKDSKGKGKPDPSPPPSPGKLPLKAVSGVVTRGGHVNTQSNGLLDLQQQALPNPGDTFYVETERNEKQMPHVDCKDDTMELLIEADMQNQDRKNLCEVNMNNKNDIVKRSSAQHPHTLDIQDNLEATEKLLEPPVLDPVQEDSSSLDTRRGQATPFQSACYFSEPSVSHRGKVMRQTQGDHNKFNVAPPRPLPQPPAQSVTVERKKRSSKTTESKKAGVTAVSTSISSSKDGFLPLPQDRPLSARERRRLRQSQESSNHSEVNAVRRASYDVVSTKADACHIPVTHSASYCVTETHSKLMEPRSDEEDCASSTSSTERSEGDCRSIRKTESSDMHDLVNMMTQTLRGFPDSGHEVDKGRTDSNPQPEFKLNRQYRDTLVLHGKAREDAKNLSLGEIPKEGFTSGPAKMRRAIEHLRTDVVKGLGIKLLDKVLEILDEEDEAKRELHLRDQMGDDKYQAYAVMVRQLKFFEDIALNV; this comes from the exons ATGGGTTTCTGTGAAGGGGGTGACCTCTATCACAGGCTCAAACAACAAAAAGGGGAACTTTTGCAAGAGAAGCAGGTTGTTGAGTGGTTTGTCCAGATAGCCATGGCACTCCAG taCCTGCATGAGAGGAACATTCTTCACCGGGACCTTAAGACGCAGAATATCTTCCTGACAAAAACCAACATCATCAAAGTTGGGGACCTTGGCATTGCACGAGTATTGGAGAACCAAAACGATATGGCCAGTACGCTCATTGGGACCCCGTACTACATGAGCCCTGAGCTCTTCTCTAATAAGCCCTACAATCATAAG TCAGATGTATGGGCCCTGGGTTGCTGTGTGTATGAGATGTCTACATTGAAGCATGCCTTTAACGCCAAGGACATGAACTCCCTGGTTTATCGCATTGTGGAGGGAAAG ctGCCACAGATGCCAAGTCGATATGATACTCAGCTCGGAGATTTGATCAAGAGCATGCTGTGTAAGAGACCTGAAGATAGGCCTGATGTCAAAATTATCCTCCGCCAACCATACATAAAACGACAAATTGCCATGTTCCTCGAAGCTACCAAAGA AAAGACTGctaagtcaagaaaaaaagctGTGGGTGGCAGCGGTGATTGCAAGACCAAAAGTGTATCATCTGAAGCTTTGTCTCAGCCAAAACCTGAGCGGCCTCCTCCAAGTCCTCAACAAGAACCTCTTGATCGTGTAAAATGG ACAGAAGAGAAATCTCAACAACATAAAAGCTGGACTGGTCTGACAGACTGTGCTCCAGTTGAAACACCACCACCCCCCAAACCACCTTCACCAGATGTTCTCAATGCCAGCATTGTATCCATGGCAACTGTCAGCAACATTGATGTTGACATCCCACTGCAGAAGGGTGACAGTGTGATGCAGAGACAAGAACAGCGACCCCAGTTTGTTATGTCACACCACGATTTAACCAATGAATCTGAAACTGACAGAGTGCACAAAGACAGTAAGGGAAAAGGGAAACCAGATCCCTCCCCCCCTCCTTCTCCAGGTAAGCTGCCTCTGAAGGCTGTATCAGGTGTTGTCACCAGGGGAGGACACGTGAACACACAATCAAATGGGTTGTTGGACCTTCAGCAACAGGCACTGCCAAATCCTGGGGATACATTTTATGTAGAAACAGAGAGAAATGAGAAACAGATGCCACATGTGGATTGTAAAGATGATACTATGGAGTTACTAATAGAGGCTGATATGCAGAACCAAGATCGAAAAAACCTCTGTGAGGTCAACATGAACAACAAAAATGACATTGTAAAGCGTTCTTCAGCACAACACCCACACACCTTGGACATCCAA GACAACCTAGAAGCTACGGAAAAACTGTTGGAGCCTCCAGTGCTG GATCCTGTGCAAGAGGACTCTTCCTCCTTAGACACTCGGAGAGGTCAAGCTACTCCTTTCCAAAGTGCCTGCTACTTCTCTGAACCGTCCGTATCACACAGAGGGAAGGTCATGAGGCAAACACAGGGGGACCATAACAAG TTCAACGTGGCCCCACCAAGACCTTTACCTCAACCTCCTGCTCAGAGTGTAACTGTGGAGCGGAAAAAGAGGAGCAGCAAGACCACAGAAAGCAAGAAAGCTGGTGTGACTGCAGTTTCCACATCAATTAGTTCCTCAAAGGATGGATTCTTACCACTGCCACAG gATCGTCCTCTGTCTGCCAGAGAGAGAAGAAGACTGAGGCAATCCCAAGAGAGTTCCAACCATTCAG AGGTTAATGCTGTACGGAGGGCATCTTATGATGTTGTATCCACCAAAGCTGATGCCTGCCACATCCCCGTAACTCATTCTGCTTCATACTGTGTCACAGAGACGCACAGTAAG CTAATGGAGCCAAGGTCAGATGAGGAAGATTGTGCCTCTTCCACAAGTTCCACAGAGCGCTCAGAGGGAGACTGCAGGAGCATAAG AAAGACTGAATCAAGTGACATGCACGATTTAGTCAACATGATGACTCAAACTTTGAGAGGTTTCCCAGACAGTGGACATGAGGTGGACAAAGGAAGAACTGACTCTAATCCACAGCCAGAATTCAAACTGAACAGGCAGTACAGGGACACCCTGGTACTTCATGGGAAGGCTCGGGAGGACGCTAAGAACTTGTCACTTGGTGAAATTCCGAAAG AAGGCTTCACATCTGGCCCAGCCAAAATGAGACGAGCCATAGAACACCTAAGAACAGATGTGGTGAAGGGTCTGGGCATCAAGCTGTTGGACAAGGTGCTAGAAATCCTGGATGAGGAAGATGAGGCTAAAAGAGAA CTGCACCTTCGTGACCAGATGGGAGATGACAAGTACCAGGCCTATGCTGTGATGGTGAGGCAGCTCAAGTTCTTTGAGGATATTGCCTTGAATGTTTAA
- the spcs1 gene encoding signal peptidase complex subunit 1 produces the protein MLSIFKSIPTHMDYKGQKLAEQIFQGIILISAVIGFIYGLIIEQFGWTVYIVLGGFAVSCLLTLPPWPMYRKNPLSWQPLLPESNGESNQKPQESIKKKKHK, from the exons ATGCTGTCTATTTTTAAGTCCATCCCCACGCATATG GATTACAAGGGCCAGAAACTGGCTGAACAGATTTTCCAGGGAATTATACTCATCTCAGCA GTGATTGGATTCATTTATGGTTTGATCATTGAGCAGTTTGGGTGGACAGTTTACATAGTATTGGGTGGCTTCGCTGTGTCCTGTCTG TTGACCCTGCCTCCATGGCCCATGTACAGGAAGAATCCTCTGTCCTGGCAGCCACTTCTGCCAGAGAGCAATGGAGAATCCAACCAAAAGCCCCAGGAAAGcatcaagaagaagaagcaCAAATAA